The Halictus rubicundus isolate RS-2024b chromosome 3, iyHalRubi1_principal, whole genome shotgun sequence genome includes a region encoding these proteins:
- the LOC143352499 gene encoding small ribosomal subunit protein mS37, which translates to MRPTIPAFGKKHARAAQNEKKVPFKQLLPLSLNNHVRGTAKSSKENNCMYELSLLFACMGETSFDNTACKKEFNEFNTCIKKFEAHRKHQKELQQIGIPTPDTVTFTDSQLTYLLHKYPTK; encoded by the exons ATGAGACCAACGATTCCAGCATTTGGTAAAAAGCACGCAAGAGCAGCACAAAATGAGAAGAAAGTGCCATTCAAACAATTGCTTCCTCTTTCGTTGAACAATCACGTTAGGGGAACAGCAAAATCATCGAAAG AGAACAACTGTATGTACGAACTGTCTTTGCTATTTGCTTGTATGGGTGAAACTAGTTTCGATAATACAGCATGCAAAAAAGAGTTCAATGAATTTAATACATGCATAAAAAAGTTCGAGGCACACAGGAAACATCAAAAGGAGCTGCAACAGATAGGGATTCCTACGCCCGACACTGTGACGTTCACAGACTCACAGCTGACTTATCTTTTGCATAAATACCCAACTAAATAA
- the LOC143352498 gene encoding uncharacterized protein LOC143352498, whose protein sequence is MNRLIFLPIFYSLAFDGSGVLKQLGEKQYQIIQTKSSMSKHGTCWHNAVTAMKNNCNNLNDEEHSILALKLMNCFLEDSGHTTYSCDLSNLEAERRNCINDMSDRAFNAYNEFYIHTTHMCFYLNYEAWQAETDNTIKQLYQVSTRMKDQLLEASEVQGAMLESQKESLKMQNRLLDHGKELGTVLKSSSESVNNMVKDFKETAKDQKELLFEIFSYLRTFQNWIIGEVSWFQSIMYYTVSCILCALFSSSKRTVDARVTLFTILSVNVIIERMLVQYYGNTMFSDEDSKESLVSTTWMYRKMALALCTITLFCTYYHYKDEQIENYKALKRIEHQLSTIQEVTSICKTNHSIRYSTRLAIKRMQSQTNKQSKVEGS, encoded by the exons ATGAACCGTCTAATATTTCTCCCGATATTTTATTCGCTCGCATTCGATGGAAGTGGAGTATTAAAACAGCTCGGAGAAAAACAATACCAGATAATACAAA CAAAATCTTCGATGTCAAAACATGGAACATGCTGGCATAATGCTGTCACAGcaatgaaaaataattgtaataacttgAATGATGAAGAGCACTCTATTCTTGCTTTGAAATTGATGAACTGTTTTTTGGAAGATTCAGGACATACAACATATAGTTGTGATCTTAGTAATTTAGAAGCTGAAAGACG GAATTGCATCAATGATATGTCAGACAGAGCATTCAATGCATATAATGAATTTTATATACATACCACTCATATGTGCTTTTACTTAAACTATGAAGCTTGGCAGGCTGAGACCGATAATACCATTAAACA GTTGTACCAAGTTTCTACGCGAATGAAGGATCAATTATTAGAAGCCTCGGAAGTGCAAGGAGCTATGCTTGAAAGTCAAAAGGAAAGTTTAAAAATGCAAAATAGACTTTTAGACCATGGGAAAGAGCTCGGTACTGTATTGAAATCTTCATCTGAAAGTGTTAACAATATGGTAAAAGATTTTAA GGAAACAGCAAAAGATCAGAAGGAattattgtttgaaatattctCATACTTACGCACTTTTCAAAATTGGATCATTGGTGAAGTTTCATGGTTTCAGTCTATTATGTATTACACAGTTAGCTGCATCCTATGTGCACTGTTCAGTTCTTCTAAGAGGACAGTGGATGCTAGAGTAACACTCTTCACAATTTTAAGTGTGAATGTTATAATAGAACGCATGTTAGTTCAGTATTATGGTAACACTATGTTTTCTGATGAAGACAGCAAG GAGAGTTTGGTGAGTACAACATGGATGTACAGAAAGATGGCTCTCGCTTTATGTACAATTACATTATTTTGTACATACTACCATTACAAGGATGAGCAAATAGAGAACTATAAAGCATTAAAACGTATTGAGCATCAATTGAGTACTATTCAAGAAGTTACATCAATTTGTAAAACTAATCATTCGATTC GGTACTCCACTCGATTGGCCATAAAACGTATGCAATCTCAAACAAATAAGCAGAGTAAAGTGGAAGGTTCTTGA